A genomic segment from Poecilia reticulata strain Guanapo linkage group LG3, Guppy_female_1.0+MT, whole genome shotgun sequence encodes:
- the ca7 gene encoding carbonic anhydrase 7 codes for MTGHHWGYGKEDGPSAWHTQYPVAKGNRQSPIDIIPNEARRDSSLGPIFLKYDRCTSVNIANNGHSVVVEFNDSDDRSVIQGGPLDNPYRLKQFHFHWGEKGCEGSEHTVAGVGYASELHLVHWNAVKYKTFEEAATAPDGLAVLGIFLELGDDHRWLHMITDALYMVKFKGSSTDFKGFNPKCLLPSNLHYWTYPGSLTTPPLHESVIWIVLKDPIGVSDKQLGMFRLLQFSGEEDGQRMRMENNFRPPQPLKERLVRSSN; via the exons ATGACTGGACACCACTGGGGATACGGAAAAGAGGAcg GTCCTTCAGCGTGGCACACACAGTACCCAGTTGCCAAAGGAAACCGCCAATCTCCCATTGACATCATCCCTAATGAGGCCAGACGTGACAGCAGCCTGGGTCCTATTTTCCTGAAGTATGACCGGTGTACATCTGTTAACATCGCCAACAATGGACACTCTGTAGTTGTGGAGTTTAATGACTCTGATGACCGCTCAG TGATTCAAGGAGGCCCTCTTGACAACCCTTACAGACTCAAGCAGTTTCACTTCCACTGGGGTGAAAAGGGATGTGAAGGATCTGAGCACACTGTAGCAGGAGTTGGCTATGCATCGGAG TTGCATTTAGTTCACTGGAATGCTGTCAAGTACAAGACGTTTGAGGAAGCAGCAACGGCTCCTGACGGCCTTGCTGTTCTTGGCATCTTTTTAGAG CTAGGTGATGACCACAGATGGCTTCACATGATTACAGATGCTCTGTACATGGTGAAATTTAAG GGCAGCTCCACAGATTTCAAAGGTTTCAATCCCAAGTGCCTCCTACCCAGCAACCTCCACTACTGGACCTACCCGGGCTCACTGACCACACCTCCCTTACACGAGAGCGTCATCTGGATCGTCCTGAAAGATCCGATCGGGGTCTCGGACAAGCAA CTGGGGATGTTCCGACTGCTCCAGTTCAGTggtgaagaggatggtcagagGATGCGCATGGAAAACAACTTCAGGCCTCCTCAGCCTCTCAAAGAGAGGCTAGTACGTTCCTCCAATTAA